The genomic segment GACGGTTCTGCGACCAGCAGGAGATGTCGTCGCAAACGGCGACCGGACGTTCCTTACCGTAGGAAATGGTCTTCATGCGGTTTGCAGGGACGCCCTGCGAAGCCAGGAATTCTTTGGTGGCAGCTGCACGGCGTGCACCCAACGCAAGGTTGTATTCGCGCGTGCCGCGCTCATCGGCGTGGCCTTCGACTGTGATGGCGTAGTTAGGATAACGGGCCAGCCACTGTGCCTGACGCTGCAGGGTCTGCTGTGCGTCTGCGCGGATGGATGTGCTGTCCGTATCGAAGAAGATGCGGTCGCCGACATTGACCGTGAAGTCCTGCGAAGAACCAGGCGTAGCAGAACCTGCACCGCCACCCAGGCCGAGCTCGCCAGCGCTGTTCGGCATGTTCTTCTTGTTGGCGCAACCAGCCAGCGCAAGCGCAAGCGTCAGTGCGATCATGGCCGGATTACGGGCAATTCTCTGCA from the Agrobacterium vaccinii genome contains:
- the pal gene encoding peptidoglycan-associated lipoprotein Pal, translated to MSRTNTSALGPMQRIARNPAMIALTLALALAGCANKKNMPNSAGELGLGGGAGSATPGSSQDFTVNVGDRIFFDTDSTSIRADAQQTLQRQAQWLARYPNYAITVEGHADERGTREYNLALGARRAAATKEFLASQGVPANRMKTISYGKERPVAVCDDISCWSQNRRAVTVLGGAGM